In the genome of Pirellulales bacterium, one region contains:
- a CDS encoding response regulator, with translation MAASKSNSKRKSRILIADDNPPNVELLEAFLAGVDCDIAIAVDGRDTLDKVASFQPDLILLDVMMPKLSGFEVCKKLKQDSATRAIMILMVTALNELGDIERAVDSGTDDFLSKPVNKVELLKRVENMLRLRHVTDELERLRRYIQGMEDELGPKE, from the coding sequence ATGGCCGCTAGCAAATCGAATTCGAAACGAAAAAGCCGCATCCTCATCGCCGATGATAATCCGCCGAATGTCGAGCTGTTGGAAGCTTTTCTGGCCGGAGTGGATTGCGATATCGCCATCGCTGTCGACGGCCGCGATACGCTCGACAAGGTGGCCAGCTTCCAGCCCGATCTGATTCTTCTGGACGTGATGATGCCGAAACTGAGCGGCTTCGAGGTGTGCAAGAAACTGAAACAAGACTCCGCCACGCGCGCGATCATGATCCTGATGGTCACCGCGCTGAACGAACTGGGCGACATCGAACGGGCGGTCGATTCCGGCACCGACGATTTTCTCAGCAAGCCGGTGAACAAGGTCGAGCTGCTGAAGCGCGTGGAAAACATGCTGCGGCTCCGCCATGTGACCGATGAATTGGAACGCCTTCGCCGCTATATCCAGGGGATGGAAGACGAGCTTGGTCCGAAGGAGTAG